From the Actinomadura luzonensis genome, the window AGAAGCAGGTCGTCGCCCACCTGGACGACCTGACCACGGCCGGCACCACGGCCACCGGCCACACCGACCCCGCCGACTGGGCGGGCCTGCACTCGGCCGCCACGGTCAACCCGACCGGCGTGCCCGGCACCCAGATCGACGGCTACTTCCCCGACACCTCCACCGGCAACGCCACGCACGGCTGGAACCACGACTCCCAGTTCGTGATCAGGCTCCCCGACCGCTGGAACGGCGGCCTGGTGGTCAGCGGCACCCCGGGCAACCGGGAGCAGTACGCCAACGACTACACGATCGCCGACTGGGTGCTGGCCAAGGGCTACGCCTTCGCCGCCACCGACAAGGGCAACGTCGGCGCCGCCTTCCACGAGGACGGCCGCGAGCCGGGCGACGCCATCGCCGAGTGGAACCACCGCGTCACCCAGCTCACCGTCGCCGCCAAGGCCGTGGTCCGCCAGCGGTACGGCAGGCAGCCGGCGCGCACGTTCGCGGCCGGCATCTCCAACGGCGGCTACCTGGTGAGGTGGCAGCTGGAGAACCGCGGCCGGCTCTACGACGGCGGCGTGGACTGGGAGGGCACGCTCTGGCGGCTCAAGGGCGACAACCTGCTGACCTTCCTGCCGCCGGCGCTGAAGGCGTACCCGGACGAGGCAGGGGTGCGGGCGGCCGGGTTCGCGGCCGGGTCGGAGTTCCTGTGGCCCTTCCACCGGCAGTACTACTGGGAGCTCACCCAGCAGCTCTACCAGAAGGAGCTGGACCCGTCCTACCAGGGCGCCCCGGCCGACTACGACTACGCCGCGCGCAAGCCGTACGCGGCGATGGCCAAGATCGCCCTGACCGGCCGCATCACGAAGCCGCTCATCACGATCCACGGCACGCTCGACACGCTGCTGCCCATCTCCCGCGACTCCGACGTGTACGCGAAGATGGTCGGCCCGCACCGGCCGTTCCGCTACCACCGGATCGAGGGCGGCAACCACCTCGACAGCCTGGTCGACCTCTACCCCGACCGGCTCAGGCCGATGCTGCCCGCCTTCCGCGACGCGTTCGAGGAGCTGGAGGGCTGGGTCAGGTGAGGTAGCGGTGCCTGCCCGCGCGCGCCAGGCGCACGATGTGCCGCGCGCCGGGCACCCGCCGGCCGAGCCGATGCAGCGCGGTGTCGCGGCCGAGCGGCGAGGGCCGCTGCGGGTCCACGGCCGCGGACGGGCGCACCTGCACCCGCCCCCTGCGCACGCTCAGCGCGAAGCGCAGCCCGACCTCCTCCTCGGCGGAGCGCAGGAAGGCCAGCCAGCCGCCCGGCCCGAGGTGGTCGGCGGCCGGCCAGACGCGCCGCACCGGCAGCTTGGCCACGAGCTGCCCGGCGAGCTTGCCCGGCACCCCGGCCTCGGCCAGCGCCGGGGCGCTCACCTCGCGCTCGCGGCCGCGCCGGGTGCTGCGCAGCACCAGCTCCAGCGGCGGGCCGCCGCTCGGCGGCACGTACGGCACCGGCAGCACGACGTAGGCGTGCCCGTCGAGCTGCTTGACCTCGGCCCCCGACGACACCAGCGCGATCGACTCGGCGAACGAGCGGGGCTCGACGGCGAGCCCCAGCTCCCCCTGGTCGGACCAGCAGGGCACGACGAGCCGCATCCGGGGCCGCTGGGCCAGCACGCCGAGGCAGTTGAGCGGGCCCTCGGGCCTCCGCACCCGGCTGCGCGCCTGGTTGGCGCCGCCGTACATGCGCACGTGCACCTCCCAGTGGCCGGGCTGCAGCGGCTCGCCGAGGGCGGCGGCGGTCACGTCGATGCGGGCCTCCGCCTTGATCTGCACGCGGGCCCGGCGGCGGCCGTCGGGGACGACCTCGACGCGCTGGGCGAGCGGCAGGAAGTGGATGACGCCGGTCTCGGCGTGGCGCACGTAGACCTCGATGCGGGCCCGCTCGACGGCCTCGCTGACGTTGGTGACGCTGGGGTGCAGCAGCTTGGCGTCGATGGAGCGCGGCGGCATCCAGTGCAGGCGCGGGCCCTCCACGCGGTAGCGGTCGGGCCGGCCGTCGCCGCCCTTGACCTCGACGGTGAGCTCGAGCACCAGGACGTGCGCGTCCCAGCGCACCTCGGTCAGCTCGGAGCGGAGGCCGCCGCGGCGCGTGGAGTTGGACATCAGCACGATCTGGTCCAGGCGGCCCATCCGCACGAACGCGGCGACCGCGCGGAGCTGGACGGGCAGGTGGCGGTCCAGCTTCTCGGGGAAGCGCTCCTTCATGAGGTCCTGGACCAGCCGGAAGTGCCGGCCCCGGTCCACGGAGGAGTCGGCGAACCTGCTGGTCAGCAGCGGGCGCAGGACGGCGTAGCGGTACCAGTAGGCGTACATGCGGTCGCGCTGGCGGCCCTCGCCGACGTAGGTGTCGATGTCGTCGAGCAGCGTCCGCAGCTCCTGCACCATCGCGTGCGGGTCCTCGGCGGCCGGCGGCCGCTCGCCGAGGTGGCAGCAGACGTGCTCGGCGAGCACCGCGATGACCTTGGCCTGGAGGTAGGCCCGCATGACGAACGCCTGCTCGGCCAGCCGCCCGCCGGCCACGGCGAAGCCCAGCTCGTGCTCCTCCAGGAAGGCGCGGCGGTAGAGCTGCTGGGGGCCGAGCAGGGAGAGCAGGCGGTCGCGCAGGATGTCGGCGCGGGCGGTGCTGCGCGCGAAGGCGATCATCGGCGGGCCGTGGTCGCGCACCAGGCGGCCGATCAGCACGTCGGCGTCGGTCTCGACGGCCCGCTCGTACATGCGGGCCAGGGCGTCGCGCTCCAGGCGGTCGCCCTGGTCGAGGAAGAAGACGTAGTCGCCCTGGGCGCCGGCCAGCCCCACGTTGCGGCCGCGCGAGGGCGAGCCGGTGTACGGCAGGTGCAGCGCCCGCACGTTGGCGCGGGCCCCGGCTATGGCGTCCAGGCGCTCGGCCGTGCCGTCCGTGGACCCGTCGTCCACGAGCAGCACCTCGAAGTCGTCGGCGGGCATCGTCTGCTCCATGGCGGAGCGGATGCACGCGTCCGCGACGTCACCCGGATTGCAGACATTGACGATCACACTGACCTTCACACCCATGCGGCCAGCCTGTGCCCCGCCCGCCGGTCCTGACGTGACGGCTTGCCGATTGCAGGAGGAAAGTTGACCTTGCCCAACGTCCCCTTGGGGGCTAGTACCAGCCGGTGGACTGCGAGTGGCCCCAGGCGCCGCAGGGCGTGCCGTAGCGGCCCTTGATGTAGCCGAGGCCCCACTTGATCTGGGTGGCGGCGTTGGTCTGCCAGTCGGCGCCCGCGCTCGCCATCTTGCTGCCGGGCAGGGACTGCGGGATGCCGTACGCGCCGGAGTAGCGGTTCATGGCCCGCTCGTTCCAGCCGCTCTCCTTCTGCCAGAGCGCCTCCAGGCAGCCCCACTGGTCGGCGCCGAAGCCGAAGCTCGCCAGCAAGGCCTTGGCGGTGGCCTTGTTGCTGCCGGGCGAGGGGTCGCTGCCGGGCGGGAAGTTCCTGGCGGGGAAGCCGTCGCCGCCGGGCGCCTTCTTGGGCACCACCCACGACAGCTCGTCCTCGTGGTCGCCGGCCCCGTCGCGGTTCTTCTTGAGCTGGGCGGCCCGGTAGGCCCGCTCGGCCGCCGCCTTGAGCGCGTCGGTCTCGGGGTCGGGGGCCGACAGCTCGCCGCTGGCGAGCTTGCCCATGTCCTCGATCGTGAACGCGGGCGTCACCGGCTTGTTCGCGTTGTCGATGGCGCGCAGCGCGATGAAGGTGCCGCCGCCGCCCACGACGGCCACCGCGACGACCGTGATGACGACGGTCTTCGGCTTGACGCGGCGCCTCTGCCGGCGCGCCGAGGGGACATCGGTTGCAGGGGGGCGCTCACTCAAACGCGGACCGGGACTCACGATCCCTGAGCTTGCCCTGTCATGGGGGGTGCTGCGCAACCGAAACGCGGTAATCGCTTGGTGTTCCCTTGCCTAACCAGCACGTTAGCGCGGCATTTCGGGATACTGTGACATTGATCACACTATAGGGACTCCCCTTCGTGCCCCCGTTGACCGAAGGGAAGCCGCTTTCAGGGTGTCGGCGCATCTTCCCGATCGCTTCAACTTGACGTCACAGTTTGGTGACACAACCCGGCTATACGGGACATGGAATAATAATGTGCGCGTGGCAGGCATCCTTCTCGTCGAAGACGACCCCTCGGTCCGCACCGCTCTGGAGCTGGCGCTGACCCGGCAGGGGCACTCGGTCACGTCGTACGCGACCGGCGAGGAGGCCCTCGACCACATCAGGGCCCGCCGCCCGGAGATCGCCATCCTCGACGTCATGCTCCCCGGCATCGACGGCGTCGAGGTGTGCCGCCGGGTGCGCAAGCTGGACCAGCTCCCCGTCATCCTGCTCACCGCCAGGGGCGACGACCTGGACATCGTCGTCGGCCTGGAGGCCGGCGCCGACGACTACGTGGTCAAGCCCGTCGAGCCCCGGGTGCTGGACGCGCGCATCCGGGCCATCCTGCGCCGCGCCGAGTCGGCCGCCTCCGACCGCATCACCTTCGGCGACCTCGTCATCGACCGCGGCGCGCTGAAGGTCACGCTGGCCGGCAAGGAGATCCACCTGACGCCGACCGAGCTGCGGCTGCTGCTGGAGCTGGTCCGCCACCCCGGCCAGGTGCTCAACCGCCGCTACCTGCTGCGCGCCGTCTGGGACCACACCCACATCGCCGACTCCCGGCTGGTGGACGCCTGCGTGCAGCGCATCAGGGCCAAGATCGAGCCGAAGCCCGCCGAGCCCGTCTTCATCCACACCGTGCGCGGCTTCGGCTACCGGTTCAGCCCTCCGTGATCCCGCTGCCGACCGGGCTGCGCGCCCGCCTGGTCATCACGTTCACGCTCGTCGCCGTCACCGCGTCCACGCTGGTGGCGACGATCGGCTTCGAGCTGGCCAAGACCGCGCTGGTCACCAGGACCGAGCGCACCTCGATGGACCTGGTCACCCGCGAGCTCGGCGGCGTCGACTTCCCCGTCGGCCGGCTGCGGCCGGGCGAGGCCGCGCCCACCACCAACGAGCTGAACCGGCTGGCCCAGACGCTCAGCGCACCCGGCCGCGGCGTGGTGGTCGAGTACGGCGACCTGGTCTCGGTCACCGGCCCGATGACGCTCGGCGACGTGCCCAACGAGCTGTACGGGCGGGCCAAGCAGAGCGTCGTGACCCAGCGCCGGGTCATCAGGAACGAGCTGTGGCTGATCGTCGGCGCCGAGGTCTACCGGGACGCCAGCGGCGTGCCCGAGGCCACCGGCCTGCGCGCCTTCGTCTTCTTCCCCATGCGCGCCGACGTGAGCCAGCTCGACACCCTGCGCGTGCGGCTCTTCCAGGGCGGCATCGCCATCGTGGTGATCGCCCTGGTCGTGGCGCTGCTGTCGGCCCGCCAGGTGCTGCTGCCGGTGCGCCGGCTGAGCGCCGCGGCCCAGGCGCTCGGCGAGGGCCGGCTGGACACCCGCCTGCCGGTCCACGGCCAGGACGAGCTGGCCGGGCTGACCGCCCGCTTCAACGACGCCGCCGCCGCGCTGGAGCTGAGCGTGTCCGAGCTGCGCTCGCTGGAGGCCATGTCGCGCCGGTTCGTGGCCGACGTCTCGCACGAGCTGCGCACGCCGCTGACCGCCATGACGGCCGTGGCCGACGTGCTGTCGGAGGAGGCCAGCCGGCTGCCCGAGGCGCCCGCGGAGGCCGTCCGGCTGGTGCTGCGGGAGATCGAGCGGCTGCGCGAGCTGGTCGAGCACCTCATCGAGATCAGCCGCTTCGACGCCGGCACCGCCACGCTCAACCTGGAGCCGGTCAACGTGGCCGACGCCATCGCCGACTGCCTGGAGACGCGCGGCTGGAGCGATCAGGTCAAGGTCAACGCCTCCCAGGGGCTGACCGCCAACCTCGACCCGAGGAGGTTCGACGTGATCGTGGCCAACCTCGTCGGCAACGCGCTCAAGCACGGCGGCCCCCCGGTCGTGGTCAACGCCAGGAGCACGGAGAACGGGCTGGAGGTCAAGGTGCGCGACCACGGCAGGGGCATCCCGCGCGAGGCGCTGCCGCACGTCTTCGACCGCTTCTTCAAGGCCGGCGCGGGCCGGGCCCGCAGCCAGGGCAGCGGCCTCGGCCTGGCCATCGCCCGCGCGAACGTGCACCTGCACGGCGGCACCATCTCCGTGCGCGCCCAGGACCCCGGGACCCTCTTCACGGTCTGGCTGCCGCACTCATGAGAGCCGTCCTCGCCCTCCTCGCCCTCCTCGCCCCGCTGGCCGCCGCCGCCTGCGGCATCTCGCCCACCGACGTGCAGGACCGGGGCAACGCGCCCACCATCAGGATCCCGCCGCCGTCCAAGACGATCTACCTGATCCGGGACGGCAAGCTCGCGCTGGAGCCGGCCGACGTCGGCGACGACACCGTGGAGAGCCTGCTCGGCGCGCTGTTCGACGCCTCCTCGCAGCCGCTCGGCGACCGGGAGACGGCGCTGCGCGGGTTCACGTACCTGCGGACCAAGGACTCGCTCAACCCAGTGCAGCGCGACGAGATGCAGCTCCCGCGCACGCTGACGCTGACGGTCTACATCCGGGGCGAGGGCACGCTGAGCGACCTCGCCAAGGCGCAGATCGTCTGCACGGCGCAGCAGGACGCGGCGTACGAGCAGGTCAAGATCGTCCGGGACAACGAGAACCGCCCCCCGAAGGACGAGGGGCGGTACACCTGCGGCGATCTGCGCGGCGCTACATCGTGATGTCCTCCAGCATCTCGGTGACCAGCGCGGCGATCGGCGAGCGCTCGGAGCGGGTCAGCGTCACGTGCGCGAACAGCGGATGGCCCTTCAGCTTCTCCACCACCGCCACCACGCCGTCGTGCCGGCCGACCCGCAGGTTGTCGCGCTGGGCGATGTCGTGGGTGAGCACGACCCGCGAGTTGGCGCCGATCCGGCTCAGCACCGTCAGCAGCACCCCGCGCTCCAGCGACTGGGCCTCGTCCACGATCACGAACGCGTCGTGCAGCGAGCGGCCGCGGATGTGCGTCAGCGGGAGCACCTCCAGCATGCCCCTGTCGAGCACCTCCTCGATCACCTCGGGCGTGGTGACCGCGCCCAGCGTGTCGTAGACCGCCTGCGCCCACGGGCCCATCTTCTCGCCCTCGGTGCCCGGCAGGTAGCCGAGCTCCTGGCCGCCGACGGCGTAGAGCGGGCGGAAGACGACCACCTTGCGGTGCTGGCGGCGCTCCAGGACGGCCTCCAGCCCCGCGCAGAGCGCCAGCGCCGACTTGCCGGTGCCGGCCCGGCCGCCCAGCGAGATGATGCCGATCTCCGGGTCCATCAGCAGGTCGAGCGCGATGCGCTGCTCCGCGGAGCGGCCGTGCAGGCCGAACACCTCGCGGTCGCCGCGCACCAGGCGCACCGACTTGTCCGGCAGCACCCGGCCGAGCGCCGAGCCCCTGGCCGACAGCAGCCGCAGCCCGGTGTGCGTGGGCAGCTCCCTGGCCTCCTCGATGTCGGCCGTGCCGTGCTCGAAGAGCGTCTCGACGTCCTCGGCGGTGACCTGGATCTCGGCCATCCCGGTCCAGCCCGACTCGTGCACCAGCTCGGCGCGGTACTCCTCGGCGGTCAGGCCGATGGAGGCCGCCTTGACCCGCATGGGCAGGTCCTTGGAGACCAGCACGACGTCGCAGCCCTCGGCGGCCAGGTGACGGGCCACCGTGAGGATGCGCGTGTCGTTGTCGCCGAGGCGGAACCCGACGGGCAGGATGGAAGGATCGCTGTGATTGAGCTCAACCCTGAGCGTGCCGTCCCCCGTCGGCGTCGGCATGGGCTCGTCGAGCCTGCCGTGCTTGATCCGCAGATCGTCGAGATAACGCAGGGCCTGCCTGGCGAAATAACCGAGCTCTGGATGGTGTCGCTTGCCTTCCAGCTCGGTGATCACGACGATCGGCAGAACCACGTCGTGCTCGGCGAAGCGGGTCAGGGCCGCCGGGTCGGCCAGGAGGACCGACGTGTCGAGCACGTAGGTACGCTTGGCCGGCTGGGTCGTAGGGTTGCTCGAGGACACTGCCACACGTTCTCCCCCGGGCGCCCCACGCGCGGGCGCCCTGCAGACGAGGCGGGAATCGGACCGGACCCGCGTTCCCCGACCGTGACGTGCCGGTGGTGCCGGGTTCCGGCCCCCCTCGGCAAGTCATCGTGCAAAGGCGGGCCCTCTCCGGAGTGTCCGACCTGTGGCCGGACACTTTCAACGTTACGTCCTCGATACCCGAATGTCGTGTCAAGAACCGTAACGTCGATGTCTCGCAGCGTAATCGCGCAGCGCCCGCAGGAAATCCACCCTGCGGAAGTCGGGCCAGTAGGCCTCGTGGAAGTAGAACTCGGAATGAGCGCTCTGCCAGAGCATGAAGCCCGACAGACGCTGCTCGCCCGAGGTCCGGATGAGGAGGTCCGGGTCGGGCTGGCCGCGAGTGTAGAGATGCTCGGCGATGTGCTCGACATCGAGTACCTCGACGAGGTCCTCGATGCTCGCCCCCTTGCTCGCTTGCTCCTGGAGCAGTGAGCGCACCGCATCGGCAATCTCACGTCTTCCTCCATACCCAACTGCAACGTTCACAATCAGGCCTGGACGGTGTGATGAAGCTTCTTTTGCATTTTTCAGGACATTCGCCGTGCGGGCGGGGAGCAGATCGAGCGCCCCGACGGGGATGATCCGCCAGCCCTCGTCCACCAGCTCGCGCGTCACGTCCTCGATGATGCGCAGAAGCGGCTCCAGCTCCTCACGCGGCCGGTTGAGGTTGTCGTTGGAGAGCATCCACACGGTGACGACCTCGACGCCCGTCTCCCGGCACCAGCCGAGCAGCTCGGAGATCTTGTCGGCGCCCTTGCGGTGCCCGGTGGAGACGTCGCTCATGCCCATGGCGCGCGCCCAGCGGCGGTTGCCGTCGATGATGACCCCGACATGCCGGGGGATGCTGTCCCGGGACAGCTTGGCCTCCAGCCGGCGCTCGTACAGCCGGTAGACCAGGTCGCGCAGGCCCACGGAGTGTCCTCCCCAGCGGTATGCCTTCGTCAATGACCCAACAGGCAATTATCACCGCGTTTCGCCCGTGCCTGCTCCCTCTATCGCATTCCTCGCCAGATCTCCGCCTTCCAGACATCCTTCGGCCTCCCGCACGAGACCGCGCACGAACGACGACAGCTCGGCGGAGGTCAGCACCGCCCGCAGGCCGACGCCCGTGGCGCCCCACGCCTCCACGTAGGCGCGCCTGGTCACCCGCCACCGGCCGCCCTCCCACAGCGGGATCGTGCGCAGGCGGCAGCTCAGCTCGCCGCCCGCCGGGCCCGACCTGCTGCGGTAGCGGAAAGAGAACAGCTCGCCGTCCGGCTCGTCGCCGGGGAAGCGGTCGTCGGGGTCGGCCCAGGACGGGGCCGCGCCCTCGCGGGCCTCGTCCACGCCGCGCGCCAGGCGGCTCAGCAGCCAGCCGCAGCGCTCGCCCACGCTGCCGTACGGGTCGCCGTCACGGTGCAGCTCCAGCGTCACCTCGTACGGGGCGCCGACGCTGTCGCGGCACGCCACCGGCGTGACGCTCAAGTAGGAGCCGTCGAGGCAGCGCAGTCCCCCCATGCACCCTGCGTTTCCCGGGCGTCACCCGCTAAACCCAGGCGTGCGAGCGCCATCCCGGCGGCTGGTGCCACTCCGTCCAGCCGTGCCCCGAGCGGCCGTCCTCGGCCTCGAACCGGCACAGCGCGCGCGGGAACGCCGCCACCGCGTTCTCCGGCGACACCAGCGTCACCGGCGCGAACGCCACCGGCCGCGCCGTCACCGCGAGGCCGGGGAAGCGCAGCACGGTCTCCGCCGGCCGGTCGCCGTCGAACGTGGTGGCCGCCGCGAAGCCGCCGGCGTGCGCGAGCTCGCCGCCCGGCGGCACGGTGAACGCCGGCCACGGCAGGTCGAGGCCGAGGTTGGCGCGCATGCCGTGCAGGAAGGTGCCGTCGGACAGCCGGGCGCTGCTCCACATCCAGGAGATCGACCACCAGTCGCGGACGCCCCAGCTGTGGTCGCGCTCGCCGTGGCCGCGGAAGGGGCGGCCGTCGATCGTGCCGGTGACCTCGCAGGGGATCTCGTAGCGCGGGGTCAGGGAGTAGCCGTAGACGCCGCCCGCCGTGCGCCACTCCAGGTCGAGCGAGAGCGCGTCGGAGACCAGCCGGACCCGGGCCGCGCCGAACGGCTCGCCGGCCTGCTGGGACGCCTCGTAGCCCGCGCCCCGCACGGTCAGGGCGGGGTCGCCGCCGGCGGGGAGCGGCGCGTCGTGGTCGATCACGGACGCGGCCAGGCCGCCGGGGGTGACCAGGCAGGCCCAGTACCAGGCGCGCTTCCAGTTGGGGTAGAGGCCCAGCCGGACGTAGCCGGCGAGCTCGCCGTCGCCGGCGACGAAGTCGAAATAGTAGGACTCGTTCCACAGCGGCTCGCCGCCGGGCTCGTGGACGTGCTCGTCCAGTGGCCACTCGCCCATGTTGACGATGCGCATGTCGCCTCCCGGGCGCAGCTTACGGCACGAGCCTGGACCACCAGCGGGACCTGCGGCGGGGCCGGTCCTCCGCCGCCATCAGGCCGCGCTCGCGCAGCCAGGCGGCGAAGTCGTCGGCGTCGGCGCGGTAGCCGGGCGGCGGCTCGGTGCGCGCGCGGGCGTACGCGGCGAACTCGGCGGCCAGCTTCGGCCCCGCCGCCACGGCGGTGTCGGGACGGATGCGCGCCACGATGGCCCGCCGCTTGGCGACCAGGCTGGCCGCCTGGGCGCGCATCCGGGCCTGGTCGAAGCCCTCGGGCACCTCGCCCGCCGCGACCAGCGCCCGCACCACCCGGGCCTGCGCCTCCGCCAGCCGGGCCTGCGCCTCCGCCAGTCGCTCCTCCTCGGGCCGCTCCTCCTCGGGCCGCTCCTCCTCGGGCGGGCTCATCGGACCCGCTCCGCGCCCGCGGCCATCGCGGCCCTGATGCGCCCCAGCTCGGCGGCGAGAACCGCGTCGCTCGGGAACTCGTCGTCCCACTCCAGCAGCACGCCGGGCGGGGCCGCGCGGGCGCACAGCTCGGTCAGCAGGTCGAGGACCGGCTCGGGCGCGGCCGTGGTGTGGGTGTCGTGCCAGATGCCCTGGTGCTCGTAACCGCCGGCGACGTGCACGTACGCCAGGCGCTCCAGCGGCAGGTCGTCGAGCGCGGCCACCGCCGACAGGCCCAGGTTGACCTGGTTGGTGTAGAGGTTGGCCACGTCGACCAGCAGCCGCACCCCCGTCCGCTCGACCAGCTCGGCGAGGAAGCGGCCCTCGGTCAGCTCGTCGTCCGGCCAGCCGAAGATGGCGGCCACGTTCTCCAGCGCCAGCGGGACGGGCAGCGCGTCCTGGGCCCGGCGCACGTTCTCGGTCACCACCCGCAGCGACTCCCGGGTGCGCGGGATCGGCAGCAGGTGCCCCGCCTCCAAACCGCCGCCCCTGACGAACGCCAGGTGCTCGCTGACCAGCGGCGCGTCCAGCGCCTCCGCGCAGGCGGCCAGGTGCGCCAGCCGGCCGGGGGACGGCGGCTCGGCCCCGCCGATCCCGAGCGACACCCCGTGCGGGATCACCGGCACGCCCTTGGCCCGCAGCAGCCGCAGCGACTCCGGCAGGTCGCCGGGCCGCAGGTTCTCGGCGATGGCCTCGACGAAGTCCACGCCCGCCAGACGCTCGACGGTGAGGTCCAGCTCCGACCGCCAGCCGATGCCGACGCCCAGCTCCGTCCGCCCGTTCCCGTCGTCCCGCTCCCCCGTCATGCCGCCGCTCCTGTCTCCCCGCACCTCGGTTCTCCTTCCCGTGACGATCCCGTCGTCAGCCGCCGCCCCGGTCGCCCGCCGCCAGCTCCACCTGGAGAGCGGGGTCGCGGACCGCGCCGAGGCCGTACAGCGCGACCGCGTACGCCTCCTCGGCCGTCCCCCGCGGATGCCCGGCCCGCGCCGCCTCCAGCGACTCCAGGCCCGCGCCGGTCACCGTGGCGCGCGCGGCCCGCCGCTGCCGCCCGGCCGCGACCAGCGCGAACACCCCCGTCGCCGCGAGCACGGCCAGTGCGGCCACCGCCGACCGGCGCACGCCCTGGACCACGATCGTCACCAGCGTCAGCACCTCGCCGGCGAGCACCACCACCGCGGCCCACCGCAGCCGCCCGGCCAGCCGGGCGGCCCGCTCGAAGGCGCCGGGGGCGAGCACCAGGCCCGCCCCGGCGAGCCGGCGGGCGAGCGCGTCCATGGCGAGGGTGCGGCCGGTCTCGACGCGGAGCGCGGTCACCGGCAGCCCCGAGCGGGAGGCGAGCACGCCCAGCACCGCCTCCTCCACCGGGTCGCGCCCCGAGGCAGGGGCGTGCACGCGGTGCACGGTGCCGCCGCGCGCCACCCGTACGTGACCGGCCCCGGCCAGCACCGCGAGCGCCGTGTCCGCCACCCGCCGCGCCCCGCCGGCCACGTACGCCAGCTCGTACGGCCCGAGCGGCCGCGGCCGCGCCCCGGCCCCGGCCGCGAGGGCGGCGGCGTGCTCCCCCCGCAGCTCCAGGGCCGTGCGGAGGACGAACGCGGCGACCACCGCCGCGGAGCCGAGCAGGACCAGATCCATCCGAGCCCTCCCTCCGAAGGCAGCCCGACGGGCCGGGTACCCGGAAGACGAGTGGAGCGGGCGGGAAGGTTCCGCCTCCGGGGCCACACTTCCGTCCACGCCGGGAAGTCAGTCGCCGCCCCCGCCGCAGCCGCCGCCGCAACCGCCGCCGCCGCAGCTCGACCCGCCGTCCGACCCGCTCCCGCAGCCGGAGGAGCCGCCCGAGTCCGAGCCGCCGAAGTCCGAGCCGCCGTAGGAGTCGCCGTAGGACGGCCCGTCGCCGCCGCTGTACGTCCCGCAGGCGCCGGCGCAGTCGCCGCCCGGGTCGCCGGCCGCCAGCTCGTCGCAGAGCGCCGGGTCGCCCGCGTCCGCCAGCCCGTACAGCGCCACCGGCACCCCCACGGCCAGCGCCAGCGAGCCCGGGTCGCGCACGCCGCGCGGATGGTGGGCGCGCGCGGCCCGCAACACCTCGCGGCCCTCCCGCGTCACGACGTTCCGCAGCCGCCTGCCGTGCTTGCGGCAGGACCCGAAGCCGACGATCACGGCGAACACCCCGAACAGCACCGTCCCGCCGAAGACCTCGTCGCCGCTCAGCGCGCCGGTCACCTTCAGCGTCACCACCAGCGCCACGAACCCCGCCGCCAGCCACGTGACGGCCGCGAGCTGGTCGCGCCGCCGCCACGCCGTCGCGAACGCCCCGCGCGGCACGAGCAGCCCGCGCGCCTCCAGCTCGGCGGCGAGCGCGGCCAGGGCGGGCTGCGACTCCAGCTCGCGCCGCAGCTCGGCGGCCCGGTAGCCGCCGGGGCGGGAGGCGAGCGCGTCCAGCGCGGCCTGCTCG encodes:
- a CDS encoding alpha/beta hydrolase family protein, with the protein product MLVALTLVASLLTPAQPAQQSRLTVPGAEKQVVAHLDDLTTAGTTATGHTDPADWAGLHSAATVNPTGVPGTQIDGYFPDTSTGNATHGWNHDSQFVIRLPDRWNGGLVVSGTPGNREQYANDYTIADWVLAKGYAFAATDKGNVGAAFHEDGREPGDAIAEWNHRVTQLTVAAKAVVRQRYGRQPARTFAAGISNGGYLVRWQLENRGRLYDGGVDWEGTLWRLKGDNLLTFLPPALKAYPDEAGVRAAGFAAGSEFLWPFHRQYYWELTQQLYQKELDPSYQGAPADYDYAARKPYAAMAKIALTGRITKPLITIHGTLDTLLPISRDSDVYAKMVGPHRPFRYHRIEGGNHLDSLVDLYPDRLRPMLPAFRDAFEELEGWVR
- a CDS encoding glycosyltransferase family 2 protein, with the translated sequence MGVKVSVIVNVCNPGDVADACIRSAMEQTMPADDFEVLLVDDGSTDGTAERLDAIAGARANVRALHLPYTGSPSRGRNVGLAGAQGDYVFFLDQGDRLERDALARMYERAVETDADVLIGRLVRDHGPPMIAFARSTARADILRDRLLSLLGPQQLYRRAFLEEHELGFAVAGGRLAEQAFVMRAYLQAKVIAVLAEHVCCHLGERPPAAEDPHAMVQELRTLLDDIDTYVGEGRQRDRMYAYWYRYAVLRPLLTSRFADSSVDRGRHFRLVQDLMKERFPEKLDRHLPVQLRAVAAFVRMGRLDQIVLMSNSTRRGGLRSELTEVRWDAHVLVLELTVEVKGGDGRPDRYRVEGPRLHWMPPRSIDAKLLHPSVTNVSEAVERARIEVYVRHAETGVIHFLPLAQRVEVVPDGRRRARVQIKAEARIDVTAAALGEPLQPGHWEVHVRMYGGANQARSRVRRPEGPLNCLGVLAQRPRMRLVVPCWSDQGELGLAVEPRSFAESIALVSSGAEVKQLDGHAYVVLPVPYVPPSGGPPLELVLRSTRRGREREVSAPALAEAGVPGKLAGQLVAKLPVRRVWPAADHLGPGGWLAFLRSAEEEVGLRFALSVRRGRVQVRPSAAVDPQRPSPLGRDTALHRLGRRVPGARHIVRLARAGRHRYLT
- a CDS encoding lytic transglycosylase domain-containing protein produces the protein MAVVGGGGTFIALRAIDNANKPVTPAFTIEDMGKLASGELSAPDPETDALKAAAERAYRAAQLKKNRDGAGDHEDELSWVVPKKAPGGDGFPARNFPPGSDPSPGSNKATAKALLASFGFGADQWGCLEALWQKESGWNERAMNRYSGAYGIPQSLPGSKMASAGADWQTNAATQIKWGLGYIKGRYGTPCGAWGHSQSTGWY
- a CDS encoding response regulator transcription factor, producing MAGILLVEDDPSVRTALELALTRQGHSVTSYATGEEALDHIRARRPEIAILDVMLPGIDGVEVCRRVRKLDQLPVILLTARGDDLDIVVGLEAGADDYVVKPVEPRVLDARIRAILRRAESAASDRITFGDLVIDRGALKVTLAGKEIHLTPTELRLLLELVRHPGQVLNRRYLLRAVWDHTHIADSRLVDACVQRIRAKIEPKPAEPVFIHTVRGFGYRFSPP
- a CDS encoding sensor histidine kinase, with translation MIPLPTGLRARLVITFTLVAVTASTLVATIGFELAKTALVTRTERTSMDLVTRELGGVDFPVGRLRPGEAAPTTNELNRLAQTLSAPGRGVVVEYGDLVSVTGPMTLGDVPNELYGRAKQSVVTQRRVIRNELWLIVGAEVYRDASGVPEATGLRAFVFFPMRADVSQLDTLRVRLFQGGIAIVVIALVVALLSARQVLLPVRRLSAAAQALGEGRLDTRLPVHGQDELAGLTARFNDAAAALELSVSELRSLEAMSRRFVADVSHELRTPLTAMTAVADVLSEEASRLPEAPAEAVRLVLREIERLRELVEHLIEISRFDAGTATLNLEPVNVADAIADCLETRGWSDQVKVNASQGLTANLDPRRFDVIVANLVGNALKHGGPPVVVNARSTENGLEVKVRDHGRGIPREALPHVFDRFFKAGAGRARSQGSGLGLAIARANVHLHGGTISVRAQDPGTLFTVWLPHS